In Paenibacillus sp. G2S3, a single window of DNA contains:
- a CDS encoding TetR/AcrR family transcriptional regulator, producing MRTAKEAICEAFLELLSERSFQDLSVKEIVQRAQISRSTFYLHFTDKFELMEYVRETLNDLFLSFYKQDSLLKDTPSTPYFLCRHILKYRSFYVIEFGNADEIRKLSDQLAAHLLSAFGDQDYAIFASYGTIGYLSFWVRNDFVISPGEAAEKLLKIGFTDWTYNLKMKLT from the coding sequence TTGAGAACAGCAAAAGAAGCAATATGTGAAGCATTTTTAGAGTTGTTAAGTGAGAGAAGTTTTCAAGATCTTTCTGTAAAAGAAATTGTTCAAAGAGCACAGATTTCTCGTTCTACCTTTTATTTGCATTTCACTGATAAGTTTGAACTAATGGAGTATGTGAGAGAAACTCTTAATGACCTATTTTTATCTTTTTACAAACAAGACTCTTTATTAAAAGACACACCAAGCACCCCTTATTTCTTATGTAGACATATTTTAAAATATCGCTCATTTTATGTGATTGAATTTGGTAATGCAGATGAAATCAGAAAATTGTCTGATCAGCTGGCGGCGCATTTATTGAGTGCCTTTGGCGATCAGGATTATGCAATCTTCGCTAGTTATGGCACCATAGGATACCTAAGTTTTTGGGTGAGGAATGATTTCGTAATTAGTCCGGGGGAAGCAGCGGAAAAGCTATTGAAAATCGGGTTCACCGATTGGACCTATAATTTAAAAATGAAATTAACTTGA
- a CDS encoding methylenetetrahydrofolate reductase: MGAAGSTFKQKILSKKPGILTYGMTPPKASHSPEKISEIAQKQVERLKNVDLDALILYDVQEEAERVDHERPYPYLPTIDPAVYGDKYLRQVEVPKIIYRCVGNDTRASFADWIKTDESEDRFSVYVGASSSKQEVKLNLPDAYKLSKQLNSNLNFGGVVIPERHIKKNDEHIRVVEKINNGCSFFITQATYNVEASKNLLSDLYYSYTNQGFEMVPILFNLAPCGTAKTLQFMKWLGISIPGWLENELKYSNDILDKSIQLSQKIFEELFEFGLEKGIPIGCSIESVSTTKLEIEASIQLAKDVKAFLDKKLLSLESR; the protein is encoded by the coding sequence TTGGGAGCGGCAGGGAGTACATTTAAACAAAAAATATTGAGCAAGAAACCTGGTATTTTAACATATGGAATGACACCACCGAAGGCAAGCCATTCACCAGAAAAAATATCAGAAATTGCACAGAAACAGGTTGAAAGACTTAAAAACGTTGATTTAGATGCTTTAATTCTTTACGATGTCCAGGAGGAAGCAGAAAGAGTTGATCATGAAAGACCTTACCCATATTTACCAACGATTGATCCGGCTGTCTATGGTGATAAATATCTAAGACAAGTGGAGGTCCCGAAAATAATTTATCGGTGCGTCGGTAATGATACAAGAGCTTCGTTCGCGGATTGGATTAAGACTGACGAAAGTGAAGACAGATTTTCAGTGTATGTGGGTGCTTCGTCAAGTAAGCAAGAGGTGAAATTGAATTTACCAGATGCTTATAAGCTAAGCAAACAGTTAAATAGTAATTTGAATTTTGGAGGAGTTGTCATTCCTGAAAGACATATAAAAAAGAATGATGAGCATATACGGGTTGTCGAAAAGATTAACAATGGATGCAGCTTTTTTATCACTCAGGCAACTTATAATGTAGAGGCATCAAAGAATTTACTGTCTGATTTATATTATTCCTATACAAATCAGGGTTTTGAAATGGTTCCTATTTTATTTAATCTTGCACCATGTGGCACAGCGAAAACATTACAATTTATGAAATGGTTGGGGATTAGTATCCCGGGATGGTTAGAAAACGAGTTGAAATACTCGAACGACATTTTGGATAAATCAATTCAGCTATCTCAAAAAATATTTGAAGAACTATTTGAGTTCGGGCTTGAGAAGGGAATTCCTATTGGATGCAGCATTGAAAGTGTTTCAACAACTAAGTTGGAAATTGAAGCATCTATACAGCTTGCTAAAGATGTAAAGGCATTTCTAGATAAAAAGCTGTTGAGTCTAGAAAGTAGATGA
- a CDS encoding helix-turn-helix domain-containing protein: MKYEFRLDQLCPATFAFHVISGKWNLPILAILSENDNIRYNELKRRLHGITGTTLTNSLRDLIEYGIIHREQYNEVPPRVEYSLTSSGKELVPLIESVVEWGQRNIGVKDNS; this comes from the coding sequence ATGAAATACGAATTTAGACTTGATCAATTATGTCCTGCAACCTTCGCATTCCATGTAATCAGCGGAAAGTGGAACCTCCCGATCCTAGCCATTCTTAGTGAGAACGACAACATACGCTATAACGAGTTAAAAAGAAGACTGCATGGAATAACAGGGACTACCTTAACCAACTCACTAAGGGATCTTATAGAATATGGAATCATTCATCGGGAGCAGTATAACGAAGTGCCACCAAGAGTTGAGTATTCTCTAACCTCATCTGGAAAAGAATTAGTGCCTTTAATTGAATCCGTTGTTGAATGGGGACAAAGAAATATTGGGGTGAAGGATAATTCCTAG
- a CDS encoding TetM/TetW/TetO/TetS family tetracycline resistance ribosomal protection protein, protein MYCKLSEASPITIGLLAHVDAGKTTFAEQLLYHASGIKTRGRVDHQDAFLDSHEMERARGITIFADQAVMKYNEQSYQLIDTPGHVDFSAEMERALQVMDYAVLILSAVEGIEGHTETVWQLLQEYGIPTFIFINKIDRTGADVQRVLKALRQQFSPDMLYLAKGLDQSILPEEVITAVAERDEALMEAYLEDNIDPGQVLATLKQMVKERVVFPVMSGAALLDQGIAEWMQTMQLLMESTYEVNAVFGARVYKVRHEPQGTRLTFMKILAGKLRVREDLCYSTSEHEELSQKITSIRIYHGGKYTSCDEASAGQLVAVTGLTDAAIGLGIGDHSDRVESRLESALKSKVVFNLGISSREVLRFFMILQAEDPTLQVTWEDKLEEIHVHVMGMIQLEVLQQVMLDRFQLKVTFSKPEILYKETIAETVIGCGHFEPLKHYAEVHLRLAPAKRGEGIIYRSTCHVEQLSTGYQHLVGQHLLEKDHRGVLTGSPVTDLYVTLLTGAAHQKHTHGGDFREATLRALRQGLEQANKILLEPYYLFKIKVDAELIGRVMSDIQLAHGEFDPPEMLGESMFIQGRAPVATFMHYAVELASFTKGKGAISMKLGGYQPCHNPEQVIARIGYDRSADPEYTSSSMFCAKGAGYSVPWDEAPSYMHLEIQE, encoded by the coding sequence ATGTATTGTAAACTGTCAGAAGCATCACCAATCACCATCGGACTGCTAGCACATGTTGATGCCGGCAAAACCACCTTCGCAGAGCAGCTCCTATACCATGCTTCCGGAATTAAGACTCGGGGGAGAGTCGATCATCAGGATGCCTTTTTGGATAGTCATGAGATGGAGCGGGCACGGGGGATAACGATTTTTGCTGACCAGGCGGTGATGAAATATAACGAACAATCGTATCAGCTCATTGACACACCGGGGCATGTCGATTTTTCAGCTGAGATGGAGCGCGCTTTACAGGTCATGGATTATGCGGTACTCATCTTAAGTGCTGTGGAGGGCATTGAAGGGCATACCGAAACGGTCTGGCAATTGCTACAGGAATATGGCATACCCACTTTTATATTTATTAACAAAATAGATCGTACCGGTGCTGACGTCCAGCGTGTGCTAAAAGCGTTAAGGCAGCAATTTTCGCCGGATATGTTGTATTTGGCAAAAGGTCTAGATCAGAGCATACTGCCTGAAGAGGTTATTACCGCCGTTGCTGAGCGAGATGAAGCCTTGATGGAGGCATATCTCGAAGACAACATTGATCCTGGGCAGGTATTGGCTACGCTGAAACAAATGGTTAAAGAACGGGTGGTTTTTCCCGTTATGAGTGGAGCAGCTCTATTGGATCAGGGGATTGCGGAATGGATGCAGACGATGCAACTACTAATGGAATCGACTTATGAAGTAAACGCAGTATTCGGGGCACGAGTATATAAGGTGCGTCATGAGCCGCAAGGCACGCGACTGACTTTTATGAAGATATTAGCTGGAAAATTACGGGTACGGGAGGATCTCTGCTATAGCACTTCAGAACATGAGGAGTTAAGCCAGAAAATCACTTCTATTCGTATCTATCATGGGGGGAAATATACTTCATGCGATGAAGCCTCCGCGGGACAGCTTGTTGCCGTTACGGGCCTAACCGATGCGGCCATTGGACTGGGTATAGGTGATCATTCTGATCGAGTAGAATCCCGTCTTGAGTCAGCGTTGAAATCCAAAGTTGTATTCAATTTGGGGATATCATCCAGAGAAGTACTACGCTTTTTCATGATCCTGCAAGCCGAAGACCCTACGCTGCAAGTGACATGGGAGGACAAGCTGGAGGAGATTCATGTTCATGTGATGGGAATGATCCAGCTAGAGGTACTTCAGCAGGTGATGTTAGACCGTTTCCAGCTCAAGGTAACGTTCTCAAAGCCAGAGATATTATACAAAGAAACAATTGCAGAGACTGTGATTGGCTGTGGGCATTTCGAACCTCTTAAGCATTACGCAGAGGTGCATCTCCGGCTTGCGCCTGCGAAACGTGGTGAGGGAATTATATATCGCAGTACATGCCATGTGGAGCAGCTCAGTACTGGGTATCAGCATCTCGTCGGTCAGCATTTACTTGAAAAGGACCATCGTGGAGTTCTTACCGGCTCTCCCGTCACCGATCTGTATGTAACGCTTTTAACCGGGGCAGCGCATCAGAAGCACACTCATGGCGGTGATTTTCGGGAGGCGACACTGCGGGCACTGCGGCAGGGCTTGGAGCAAGCGAACAAGATTCTACTGGAACCCTATTATCTATTCAAAATCAAAGTCGATGCAGAGCTTATCGGACGCGTAATGTCTGATATACAGCTGGCCCATGGTGAATTTGACCCGCCAGAAATGCTAGGTGAATCGATGTTTATTCAGGGACGTGCGCCTGTCGCGACGTTCATGCATTATGCAGTAGAGCTTGCTTCATTCACGAAGGGCAAGGGAGCAATCTCGATGAAGTTAGGCGGTTATCAGCCATGTCATAACCCAGAACAGGTCATCGCAAGGATTGGATACGACCGCAGCGCTGATCCTGAGTATACCTCCAGCTCTATGTTCTGTGCAAAGGGAGCGGGATATAGCGTTCCTTGGGATGAAGCGCCTTCGTATATGCATTTGGAGATTCAGGAATAG
- a CDS encoding cytidine deaminase → MNKEELMESARNTKKAAYAPYSKFPVGAALLLKDGNVINGVNVENVSFGATNCAERTAIFTAITKGYTKGDFQAIAVAGDTMDFLPPCSICRQVLSEFCLPDMPVYLTNEKKEILELSLRDLLPYAFKNLDM, encoded by the coding sequence ATGAATAAAGAAGAATTAATGGAAAGCGCACGTAACACAAAGAAAGCTGCTTATGCCCCTTATTCTAAATTTCCAGTTGGAGCAGCCTTATTACTTAAAGATGGAAATGTTATTAATGGAGTAAATGTAGAAAATGTATCTTTTGGTGCTACTAACTGTGCAGAGAGAACAGCAATCTTCACAGCTATTACAAAGGGCTATACTAAAGGTGATTTTCAGGCTATAGCTGTAGCAGGTGACACAATGGATTTTCTGCCGCCATGCAGTATCTGCAGACAAGTATTATCGGAATTCTGTTTGCCCGACATGCCTGTCTATTTAACCAATGAGAAAAAAGAAATCTTAGAGCTGAGTTTAAGGGATTTATTGCCTTACGCATTCAAAAATTTAGATATGTAA
- a CDS encoding SDR family oxidoreductase — protein MTKHVYVITGGSGGMGKATAEIVGKKGTVLLADISEERLIQTKEELNAKGITEVYYQTVDITSKENVAALAKRASELGTLKGLVHTAGLSPTMADSKRITAVNLVGTGIVLEAFLPLATEGTAVVCISSMSGYMAPRQGPYVEVLKQPLAEKVVETMEQFAQGNSGAAYTLSKLGVQLIVEDQAWVWGERGARITSLSPGTINTAMGRQEADKQKEMKLMLDITPLRREGEASEIATAIAFLLSDDASYITGIDLRVDGGTVANIEKAKIGVNH, from the coding sequence ATGACAAAACATGTGTATGTAATCACAGGTGGATCGGGTGGAATGGGTAAAGCAACTGCTGAAATCGTTGGGAAAAAAGGGACTGTTCTATTAGCAGATATATCGGAAGAACGCTTAATTCAAACGAAAGAAGAACTTAATGCAAAAGGTATTACAGAAGTATACTACCAAACCGTTGATATTACTTCAAAAGAAAACGTTGCTGCTTTAGCGAAAAGAGCGTCTGAATTAGGTACGTTAAAAGGGTTAGTACATACAGCGGGTCTTTCCCCTACAATGGCGGATTCAAAGCGGATTACAGCAGTTAACCTAGTCGGTACAGGTATTGTGTTAGAAGCGTTTCTACCACTCGCTACAGAAGGAACTGCAGTTGTTTGTATCTCTTCCATGAGTGGTTATATGGCACCTCGTCAAGGCCCTTATGTGGAAGTATTAAAACAACCATTAGCAGAAAAGGTCGTGGAAACCATGGAGCAATTTGCACAAGGGAACTCAGGAGCAGCTTATACGCTATCTAAATTAGGTGTGCAATTAATTGTTGAAGATCAGGCATGGGTATGGGGAGAAAGAGGAGCCCGCATTACGTCACTATCACCTGGAACAATCAATACAGCAATGGGTCGCCAAGAAGCAGATAAACAAAAAGAGATGAAATTAATGCTTGATATTACACCGTTACGCCGCGAAGGCGAAGCTTCTGAGATTGCAACAGCTATTGCGTTTTTACTGAGTGATGATGCTTCTTATATTACTGGCATTGACTTACGAGTAGATGGTGGAACCGTTGCGAACATTGAAAAAGCAAAAATAGGTGTGAATCATTAG
- a CDS encoding DsbA family protein: MNNSNMMCDLKTGVCGPGDEEQMEMIDFNLQSPKITLYYATDPICSHCWALEPVLNRFILQYGQYFNVKTIMGGLLSSWHGFADVSNGIQQPSDVAEHWREVGLHSRMPIDGSLWKNNPILSSYPPSRVYKVIQNLYPGKENEFLRQAREAVFAFNQNIGEEKILVDIVNNIGLNGEEIVADAALGSAQDLLEQDFELAGRLGVRGFPTIIMVNEENKGVKIVGARSLEAYVDGLQQVYNGDVKAENVPPLSELIKEGNILFSKEIEVLYNIESSDMESFIATEMIEGSYSIKRVLGESYVVS, translated from the coding sequence ATGAATAATTCAAATATGATGTGTGACCTTAAAACCGGTGTCTGTGGGCCAGGGGATGAAGAGCAAATGGAAATGATCGACTTTAATCTACAGTCCCCCAAAATCACACTTTACTATGCAACAGATCCGATCTGTTCCCACTGTTGGGCGCTTGAGCCGGTACTCAATCGTTTTATTCTGCAGTATGGTCAATATTTTAACGTGAAGACGATTATGGGTGGTTTGCTTTCTAGCTGGCATGGTTTTGCAGATGTCTCCAATGGCATTCAACAGCCTTCAGATGTTGCGGAGCATTGGAGAGAAGTCGGTTTACATTCACGTATGCCTATCGATGGTTCTTTGTGGAAAAACAATCCGATTCTTTCTTCGTACCCGCCATCTAGAGTATACAAGGTTATACAAAATTTATATCCGGGTAAAGAAAATGAGTTTTTGCGTCAGGCAAGAGAAGCTGTATTCGCCTTCAATCAGAATATTGGAGAGGAGAAAATATTAGTTGATATAGTCAACAACATTGGGCTAAATGGCGAAGAAATAGTGGCGGATGCTGCTCTTGGATCGGCACAAGATTTGTTAGAGCAGGATTTTGAGTTAGCAGGCAGACTTGGTGTACGTGGATTTCCAACCATTATCATGGTGAATGAAGAAAATAAAGGTGTTAAAATTGTGGGGGCACGATCATTAGAAGCCTATGTCGACGGACTTCAACAAGTTTACAATGGAGATGTAAAAGCTGAAAATGTTCCACCTCTCTCTGAACTTATCAAGGAAGGAAACATTCTGTTCTCCAAGGAAATTGAAGTGTTGTATAATATTGAATCTAGTGATATGGAGTCATTTATAGCCACGGAAATGATAGAGGGGTCATACAGTATTAAGCGTGTTTTAGGTGAATCATACGTCGTATCTTGA
- a CDS encoding adenosylcobalamin-dependent ribonucleoside-diphosphate reductase, translating to MREVFLLGKVERKQRLEGLSEKIFLDRYAWKDADSNNAKVGDVVLVLTKDDPKFPTKEVGEIVERKGRIVTVKTRSGELVKSDVEKLTLNIEKTPEEMWDRLSTAMASVEKTPELREEWAGKFRSILDDWKLVPGGRIAAGAGASEELTLFNCYVIPSPKDSRGGIMQTLAEMTEIMARGGGVGINLSSLRPRRAIVRGVNGSSSGSVSWGGLFSYTTGLIEQGGSRRGALMLMINDWHPDVEDFITVKQTMGQVTNANLSVCVSNSFMKAVKENLDWDLVFPDTTDPEYNDVWDGDLDKWKAAGKNVIHYRTVKARDVWRTIIESAWKSAEPGVVFMEYYNQMSNSWYFNPIICTNPCGEQGLPGWGVCNLSAVNLSKFYDEKNHDVDWEDLATTTRYSVRFLDNVIDKTPYHFPENEANQKNERRVGLGTMGLAELMIKLNIRYGSPESLAFLDKLYGFMAREAYLASAEIAGEKGSFLAFDTEKYLMSGFIKNMLETYPEVGEAIRKHGMRNVTVITQAPTGSTGTMVGTSTGIEPYFAFKYFRQSRLGYDEQFVPIAQEWLEAHPGEDLPDYFVTSMDLSAKDHIRAQAAIQRWVDSSISKTANCPSDFTVEETAELYEMAFDLGCKGVTIYRDGSRDVQVLQTSKKEDAAKEVAPAVEAAVAPEASASVVAASPAPQAPTKELDKQYKKRPQVLRGATYKINTPFGMAYITINDLDGTPAEIFLNVGKAGSDVFAMAEALGRVCSLFLRYGDHGEKVELLIKHLKGIGGSGAIGFGANRVESIADAVAKALEAHVLSNAQDDHVPAPIAATLELEDFNEALNAELKASVPAATSTDDGHGGHGAHNHTSASRDLCPSCGGASLINIEGCKTCGNCGYSRCG from the coding sequence ATGCGGGAGGTTTTTCTATTGGGTAAAGTGGAACGGAAGCAACGCCTTGAAGGGCTAAGTGAAAAAATATTTTTGGATCGTTATGCTTGGAAGGATGCCGACAGCAATAATGCTAAAGTGGGCGATGTTGTACTCGTTCTAACAAAGGATGATCCGAAGTTTCCCACGAAGGAAGTCGGAGAGATCGTAGAGCGTAAAGGCAGAATCGTAACCGTAAAGACACGCAGCGGCGAACTTGTGAAATCAGATGTTGAAAAGCTGACGCTTAATATAGAAAAAACACCAGAGGAAATGTGGGATCGTCTGTCTACAGCTATGGCTTCTGTGGAGAAGACGCCTGAGCTTCGAGAAGAATGGGCGGGTAAATTCCGTTCGATCCTGGATGATTGGAAGCTCGTACCGGGTGGACGAATTGCTGCTGGTGCAGGCGCTAGTGAAGAACTAACCCTGTTCAACTGTTATGTAATTCCTTCTCCAAAAGATAGCCGTGGCGGCATTATGCAGACGTTGGCTGAAATGACAGAAATCATGGCTCGTGGTGGCGGTGTAGGCATTAACCTATCCTCACTACGTCCACGCCGTGCAATTGTGAGAGGTGTTAATGGTTCTTCCAGTGGTTCTGTATCTTGGGGCGGTCTGTTTAGCTATACCACTGGATTAATTGAACAAGGCGGTAGCCGCCGTGGTGCACTCATGCTCATGATTAATGACTGGCATCCAGATGTGGAGGACTTCATTACCGTAAAGCAAACGATGGGTCAAGTGACGAATGCGAACCTTTCGGTATGTGTGAGCAATAGCTTTATGAAGGCTGTAAAAGAAAATCTAGATTGGGATCTCGTATTTCCGGATACTACAGATCCAGAGTACAACGATGTGTGGGATGGCGATCTAGACAAGTGGAAGGCTGCGGGAAAAAACGTTATTCATTATCGTACCGTTAAAGCGCGTGATGTGTGGCGCACCATTATTGAATCCGCTTGGAAATCCGCGGAGCCAGGCGTTGTGTTCATGGAATACTACAATCAGATGTCCAACAGCTGGTATTTTAATCCGATCATTTGTACGAACCCATGTGGGGAGCAAGGACTGCCAGGCTGGGGAGTCTGCAATTTGTCCGCTGTGAACCTGTCTAAATTCTACGATGAGAAGAATCATGATGTAGACTGGGAAGATCTCGCGACTACGACGCGTTATTCCGTACGTTTCTTGGACAATGTCATTGATAAGACGCCTTATCATTTCCCGGAAAATGAAGCAAATCAGAAAAACGAACGCCGTGTGGGTCTCGGAACGATGGGTCTTGCTGAGCTGATGATCAAATTGAACATCCGTTACGGTAGCCCGGAATCTTTGGCGTTTCTGGACAAGCTGTACGGCTTTATGGCTCGTGAAGCGTATCTTGCATCCGCAGAGATTGCTGGTGAGAAGGGATCTTTCCTCGCTTTTGATACCGAGAAATACTTAATGAGCGGCTTTATAAAAAATATGCTCGAAACGTATCCAGAGGTTGGCGAAGCGATTCGCAAACATGGCATGCGTAACGTTACAGTAATTACTCAAGCGCCTACAGGTAGCACAGGTACAATGGTAGGCACTTCGACAGGTATTGAGCCTTATTTCGCCTTCAAATATTTCCGTCAAAGTCGCCTTGGCTACGATGAGCAGTTCGTTCCAATCGCTCAAGAATGGCTTGAAGCTCATCCAGGAGAAGACCTGCCAGATTACTTCGTGACCTCGATGGATTTGTCGGCTAAGGATCATATTCGTGCGCAAGCAGCGATTCAACGCTGGGTAGATAGCTCGATTTCCAAGACAGCCAACTGCCCGTCTGACTTCACTGTAGAAGAGACGGCTGAGCTATATGAAATGGCCTTCGATCTGGGCTGTAAAGGGGTTACGATCTACCGTGATGGTAGCCGTGATGTGCAGGTTCTGCAAACCTCGAAGAAGGAAGATGCAGCTAAAGAGGTAGCTCCAGCAGTTGAAGCTGCAGTTGCTCCTGAAGCAAGTGCAAGTGTTGTAGCCGCAAGCCCAGCACCTCAAGCTCCTACTAAAGAGCTGGATAAACAATACAAGAAACGTCCGCAGGTTCTACGCGGCGCAACCTATAAAATCAACACACCTTTTGGCATGGCATATATTACGATCAATGATCTAGATGGCACACCGGCAGAAATCTTCCTGAATGTAGGTAAAGCAGGTTCTGACGTCTTTGCGATGGCAGAAGCACTCGGTCGTGTCTGCTCCTTGTTCCTCCGTTATGGAGATCATGGTGAGAAGGTAGAATTGTTGATCAAACATTTAAAAGGTATCGGCGGATCAGGCGCTATCGGCTTCGGTGCGAATCGAGTTGAATCCATTGCTGATGCTGTAGCTAAAGCATTGGAAGCTCACGTGCTGAGCAACGCTCAGGATGATCATGTGCCTGCACCTATCGCAGCAACTTTGGAGCTAGAGGATTTCAATGAAGCTTTAAATGCGGAGTTGAAAGCGAGTGTTCCTGCGGCAACATCTACCGATGATGGCCATGGTGGACATGGCGCGCATAACCACACTAGCGCTTCACGTGATCTTTGCCCATCTTGCGGCGGCGCTTCGCTGATTAATATTGAGGGTTGTAAGACTTGTGGCAATTGCGGGTATAGTCGGTGTGGGTAA